A segment of the Lycium barbarum isolate Lr01 chromosome 7, ASM1917538v2, whole genome shotgun sequence genome:
ATCACGGGTCCACTTAGGCTGCAGGACTTTTTGACGGGCTCTACGTAACGCATGCTTAAGTATATTCCCCGCCTTTTTCTCGAAATTTTGCGCTACTAGTGTCTCATGTTCCGGGTTCCAAAAACACTTTGTCTGCAATGaaattaaaatattttcattAATATATATGGAACATTCCATAAACAATCAACAAATAGTTATATTATTTTACTACAAATAATAAATACCCTGAATTCTAGAAACATCTGCTTCTTCAGATCCACCGGCACCTTGCCCCTAGACGAAATGGCGCCTCTATAGAGTGATTTGACTGACTGTGAAACCCTTTTAGTTGCTTTGCATGGATAGAAGCTGCATCCAAACCAaagaattaatttaaataataGTCCACATTAAAGCAgccctcaaattaaaataagttaTCCCAAGATCAATGTTAAGTTTTCCAAAGATCAATATTAAATTTTCCCTAACAAGACATAATTATCTTAAGAATATTAAACTTTATAATTTTGAGCCCGGGGTCTATCCGAAAAAGCCTCTctacccacaaaggtaggggtaaggtctgaaTACATCCTACCTTCCccagacctcacttgtgggatacactgggtatgttgttgttgtaatattaaAGTTCATAATCTCACTTGCTATAAAGTAAATTTATAAGTTATAACCAACCTTTGCCTAAGGCTTAGTTTACAGATTAAAATTGTCATTGTAATAGATCAACAAGGGTTATGGTTCTTACTGTAAATTGATCTGGTCGTCGACGTTCAGATGCAAGAAAATGCAACCTCATCGATGCAACTATCTCATACTCTCTTTTCAGCACATAGCAAGTCCAGAAAGTAAAGATGTAAGCCATAACCAGATGGGTCCAGAATCTGCAAGCACTAGAGTTCAAGTACTTAGGGACTAGAAAATTATTCATTTAAATATAACAGCACTGCAAGAAGCCATAACGAAACCACCAATATACTTTCCCAAAAACATGATTTACAAGTTCAATATTCTTAGTCGTGTACCTAAGAGTTGAAAGATAATCAACATGTCATCATTTTGCTTTATTGTTAGTGAAACTTTAGCTCCTCTATTTTGACTCCCAGCATGTGAAACCTTAATTTAGTGCATAACACTTAACAGAGCCTTTGTCAATGGGCAATTAAGCTGTTAAAAGTTAAAATAGCAAACTTCTAAGGCTTCCAAGACTTCTGATAAGGATATGGTACTTTGTCTTTGTACGTACTCATAACTACTACAAGCATGATAACTCCTACTTAGTTTTTAGTTAGAACATAagataaaaataatattaatcGTCTGCGAGTGTAAACTTCTATTGGATCTTCTTGCCTGGATAATCTGTCCCTTCCTTCAGCCGTATTTTTTTTTCACAATATATTCAACTGAAAACAAAAGGCAAACAAATATTATATAATCATCAATCAACTACATCTACCTGTGAGAGGTGATTTGAATCATCTAACTGTGTATCTCTATTTGAACCCATTTCATTTCCAAACAAGTAAATGGGTCAATTTCATATACCAGATTGAATCTTTTACCAAAAAGCAAACaaagaaatattatctaaatCATCTAATACCTAAAACAAACATTGAACAATCAATAAAGTTAACAAATCTTCTAATTAAACTACAACTATACAAAGTAATGCAACTAATAATGATAAAatgagattgaaaaaaaaaaaaaaaaaaaaaaaaaggactaacCCAACTCACTGTTCAGTCGGCGGCGGTTGGTAGCTACTTCGGTGGTTTAAATGGACGGCGTCGCCTACTTGGAGAACGCCGTGTTGGTGGGGTGGTGGGAATTTGGGGAAGATGAGTTTAGAGAGGGTAAATTTttttgaaagagaagagaaagttTTGGGGGGAGATGAAATATTTTCATCGGCCTGTGGGTGTATTATTTATTCAACTTTTTTGACCGCATGTGGTCGAAAAAATTCAGTCAGATTTGACCAGATTTGAATTAATTTtttcgacctcatgcggtcgaaatttgatttttttaaattttttaattaattattttatatttatataatttacttttgtgcaaaatgattttttttttcatttattatttgtacaaaaaaaaaaatcgacctcatgaggtcgaaatcatATTTTCCAATAAAAAAACGACCCCATGTGGTCAAAATcctaaagaaaataaataaaaaagatcaATTTggaaatttcgacctcatgtggtggATTTTTTTTCCACCAAAAAGTGAGGTCGAAATTATTTGGTCAAAAAAtcccctttttttagtagtggatGATGGAATTATTTAAATCACTTCCACAGTATTTATAAgggtatatacatattttattatATGAGATACTAAATGTTATGTTGTATTACACCTGACATTTCTTTATAAACGATTGTATTAGTATGTTCTCGTTTGTCGTTTTGATTCTTTTGTGATGATCATATTCGCCTAGAGTTTTACTACACTAAGactaatctatatctatattattttaaaatcatgaatataaatgttgattgaccaaaatatccttcaagtatatttacagaacatgacgatacttttcaatttacaaaatatatcaatagacttgttacaaaatctatacgaattagataaattaaaaagaagcaaataaaacacattaaataaggtAAGGCACTACCAAAAACGCGCGTTTTAGCCACGGTGTTTTAGCCACGGTTTCAAAAACCGTGGCAAAAGAGACTGAAAATTATAATGTTATCTACGATGTATAAAACTGTGGCTAATTTTTCGTGGGCAAAATGGGGCGGGTAAAAAATTCACTCCCtcccttttctttttcatttcccaccatttatttacttttttggtttttatgttttctCTTTTAACAAACCCAAATTAACCCAACAGCCAAACTTCACCAAAATTAACGATACCCAGCTCCAAAATTCACCGTTCCCAAATCAATTGCTCCCAATATTCGGCCATCGATTCGTACTCGAAATTTCGTTGATTAACTCATCATTATTTTTGTGGGATTTAGAGTTTTGAGAAGACATTTGAGTTTGGGTGATTTAATTTCTCTGTAATGGCTGCAAGAATCGTTCTTCAACAGCAAAACAGAggtttttttctcatttctttaaTCATCATCCGTTTTTCATACCCAAATTTCAAATTTGTTTTAATGGGGGTTTAGATTTGATACGTTCTTGAGGGGTTCTTTGAATACTTGTCCATGGTATTTTTGTGTTTTGAAAGTAAATCTGGGCATGATAAAAGATGGGTTCTTGTTGCCATGAATGCTTGTGTGTGAATTTATGCATTTTTTGAAATACATAAATAGTTGGTGATTGCTACTATTTGTTAATGGAATTTGATGCATAAATGACGATACCCTTTTTGTTTGAAGGCCTAATTTAAGCGACTCTATGGCTGACCAGTTTAAGAACCTCcctttatctttttttcttttattatttagtATAAAATTATACATGAAATTTGAGCCGCCCCTGCCCAGAACCCACCCGTGAGAttaaactgggtatgttgttgttgttgttgttgttactgttAGTATATTGTGGTATAACAATGACAATGATACCTTAATCCCAATTAGCTTGACGTTGGTTATATGAATCCTTACTTTTCATTTCGCTCCATTTAGTTCCAACATTCAGGTCGGTTATGGTAGCTCATATTTTCCCCTGGTATTTTGGGGTATATGGGATGCTTTTTATCCTTGTGTATAATTGGAACACATTTGTTGGACTTATAAAAATACATTGCTATTATGGTCGTCGCGTTCTTTCTCTGCTGGGAGATTGCCTTGTTGGCGAAGTTTTGAGCATATTGTTTAGGTAGACTGATAACGTTTGTTCTCGATCTTGCTAGACATTTGTGTAGCAGCAATACCAGATTTGTGAATATTTCCTTCAACACGCCGGGGAAGTTCGTAAGGATAATAACTTGCAAGGTATTCAAGGCATTCAATCATTGTGCCAGTAGTTATAGAAAATGGAGATTGGGTGGCCATTGTAGacaaattcttttaaaaaaaattcaaaaaagtcATTCCAGGAGGAGCGTTACACTTTGACATTAGAGAACATGGTTTTGAAGTAGCAGAAATTCTACCTTTAATTTGATTACTACAAACATATTTTTAAAGTAGTTGGTTGTTGATAGAGTTTAGGAATGATACTTGCCCCATGAACTAAGTAGTTTTAGGAGTATTGCTACTTGAATTACTAGAAGCTAAGCTGAGTTGTTTTTGATAATGATATaggtatgtgtatatatatctcATTGAGCTCTTTACACCCTTTGTTAGTCAATGTACTGGGACTAGCAAGATTTGCCCTTCTTTTCGCTAAGTaagcttggtgttgtttagtagtAATAGTTGCGCAAGGTTTCACATGTAATCTTTTGTTGCTTGTGCTGCTTTGAGAAATCTAATACGTgcattattattatgtgtaggcTGAAGGATCTCCATCAGAGGTGTACAAAAGTGATGGATGCGTATGCTGGATGCATGTACTACAATACAAATGAATTTGAAATGTGTACAAAAGAATAAAAGTAATTCGAGGAGGCATGTCCTTAGTAACTGGTACTACAAATAATGTTTCCCACATATGGAAATAGTAACATGAGCAAATTGTTTTATTATGAACACTTTGACATCAATCTTGTTAagtattcccccccccccccccccccccttttttgtttttcttttaaaactGCTACTCCTAGATTGTAACTAACTGGCTGGTGAAGTGAAATCCAATTATTCCTATATCCGCATCAAATACTATAACTCCACAAAGACACTTCGACGTCACTTTCCACAACATCCCAACTGAAACAACTGCCTAAACGCGGAGTTGGAGAAAACAAAAGCCCCGCCGCAATCTTTTCTCGCCATCCTTCCATCTCCAACATCTCATTATTTTCTCCCCAATTACAACATAAAATGTTTCATAAAGTTTGTGTCTTTTAGTTGGTCTTTGAGCTAACATTTGATGGTTTTAAattgtttttgaatttttatgGACTGGATTTTTACTTGTACATTTGTGCTTCAACCCTCTTATTATGGTGAGCTTCTATACTCTTCTAATTCTTCATGTTGCTTTGATCAGTCAGTACCAGTGGACTGTGAAGTTTCCTGAGTTAGATCGACAACTACTATTGAGCACTTGACGGGAGAAGTCAGACCTTTAGATAAGAAAGAAGGGGACAGTATTCCTGGAGGTGCACGAAACCTGGACGGTATGCCCTTCAATTTTCCATATTCGGATTGCATTCAATTGATTTAAATTGAAACAGCTTCATTCCAAAATGATTGACAAGAGTTGGATTAAGAAGCCAATTAGATCAAATGAATTCTCAGATGGTGTAGTCCAATTTTTGAACTTTGCCTTTTCGAATGCATCTGTAGATGGAAAAATTGTATGTCCTTGCATTACATGTGGATTTAAAGTTATGTGCAATAGAGCTGATGTGTTTGGTCATCTCCTTCAAAAGGGGTTTCCAGAAAAGTACACATGTTGGTATATGCATGGGGAAAAGCATGTTCAATCTATCGTAGAATCAATATCCCCGGTACAAGATGAGTCGGTTAGACAATATCCGATGTATGATATGTTGAATGATGCTTTTGGTATCTTTGATAATGACTTTCAAGATTCTGGTCCATCAAATCTACCAAATAATGACCATCCTGGGGGTGCTGAATATAATGGTCAAGAAGAGAGGGACAAAATTAAGGAGTTGTTAGAGGATGGGAATCAAGAACTTTATGATGGTTGTGCAAAATATAGTAAATTGTCATTCATGATTCATTTTTATCATATTAAGGTCTTATGTAGTGCAACTGATAAAACATTTTCAATGATTCTTGACCTTTTAAAGGATGCTTTTCCCCATGCGAAACTACCATCATCATTTTATGAGTCAAAAAAGATGATTAAGAGGTTAGGTTTGGGCTATGATAAGATTAATGCATGTCCGAACCATTGCATGTTATATTGGGGATCATCCGAGGATAAGAAGAGAAATAAATGCAAGAAGTGCAATACATCCAGATATAATTCAAATGAAAATGATGTTGGTGCAAATATTGTGATTGATGACCAACAGAAAAAGAAACCAAAGCCAGCGAAAGTATTGCGGTACTTTCCACTTATACCTAGGCTGAGAAGGTTATACATGTGCTCAAAAACTGCAGAACTCTTGAAGTGGCATGCTACAAAGGCTAACCCAGATGAGTTATTACGACATCCTAGAGATGGCAAAGCGTGGAAACATTTTGATTCATTCTATCCAGATTTTACTTCAGAGACCCGTAATGTGCGACTTGCTTTAGCTACAGACGGTTTCAATCCTTTTGGAAATCTAAGTTCCAATGTTAGCATTTGGCCTGTGATGTTGTATATTTATAACTATCCTCCATGGTGTTTTATGAAGCAAACTTCTCTTGTCATGTCTATGATAATTCCTGGTCCTAAAATGCCTGGAAATAGCATTAATGTTTACTTGCAACCTCTAGTCGCTGAGTTAAAACAGTTGTGGAGCGATGTACCTGCTTATGATTCCTCAACTAAAGAAATGTTTCAATTGCGTGCTGCATTGATGTGGACCATAAGTGATTTTCCAGGTCTTGACAACTTGTCTGGGTGGAATACACATACATCGCTTGCTTGTCCATCATGTAATTTTAACACGGAATCTCTAAGGCTAAAGTTTGGTAGGAAAAATTGCTTTATGGGACATCGTCGTTATTTGCCACATGATCACAAGTATAGGTACAATAAGCAGTCCTTTAATGGTTTTGAAGAGCATAGACCTGCCCCTATCCCACCCTCAGGTTCAACCATGTTAAGGCAAATTGAGGAGAGTCGGAAGAGACCGCGTGATTGTTCTACAAGTGAGGTTGGCCCGGATCAATGGAAGAAAAAGAGTATTTTTTGGGATTTACCTTATTGGAAGAACAATCTTATTCGTCATTGCCTTGACATGATGCACGTAGAGAAGAATGTTTGTGACAATATATTGTTCACCGTACTTGGTGACAAAAAAAGATCAAAAGTCAATTTGCAAGATTGTAAGGACTTGCAAGCGATGGGAATTAAAGAAAAGCTTCATCCATATCCTAATTCTTCCAAGTTTCCTCCATCATGCTTTACCATGAAGAAAGAGCAGAAAGATATCTTCctaaaagttttaaaaaatgtgGTTTTTCCAGATAACTACGCATCAAACATTTCTAGATGTGTTGATATTAAGAAACGCAAGATCTCTAATTTAAAGAGCCATGATTCCCACATTCTGATGGAGCATCTTTTGCCAATTGCTTTTAAAAGATCTCTTCCTAAAGAAGTTACTTCAGTGTTGATTGAGTTATGTAACTACTTTAGAGAAGTATCAAGCAAGGTTCTAGATGTAAAGTATATCGAGAAGCTCCAACAAAGAATTTGGTTGACTCATTCTAATCTGGAAGTGATATTCCCTCCATCATTTTTCACTATTATGGTTCATTTGGTCATTCATCTTGGAGAGGAAGCAATACTTGCTGGTCCTGTACAAGGTCATTATATGTATCTTGTTGAAAGGTATATTCTTTGCTTAGTAAGTTgctatatttttaaattttttctaaTCTTACGATTCGTTTTAATATATTGCTAGGGAACTCGACCATTTGAAGTCTTATGTTCGTAACAATTCCGCAGCAGAAGGCTGTATAGCTGAAGGGTATATTTTGGAGGAATGTCTCACTTTTTGTTCAAGATATTTGGAGGATGGTGACATAGAGACAAGGTTTAATCGACCAAGGCGTAATGATGATGAAAATGAGATCAGTGCTAGTAGTGAATCTACTATCTTGTCAAACTTGTTTCCTGCATCAGGCAAGCCTGTTGGGGCTATTAAGACTCTACCGATACCTCCCTTGGAAATCATACAAGCTCACCGATATGTTTTATCCAATTGTGAAATAGTTGATGCATTTCGAGAGTAGGTTACATGGTATTTTATATTGTTCATTTTCTTTTGTAATGTATTTTTATACCTTACTTTATGAGTTACTACTACTTCAGGAAGTTTAGGAATGAGGTCGCTAGAATGCTTCGTGGCAGAAGAAACCAATCAAAAACTGTGGAAGAACATGTGCACAAACATTTTCACGAGTGGTTTAAGGAATATGTAAGATTGAAAATATTTCGTTCTCTTTTAAATTCAAAAGCtcataaagtgtatatatataattgtccTAACATTTAACAATAATAGGTTGCAAGAAATGATGGTGCGGATATTACACCCGAAATTGAATGGCTTGCAAATGGACCAAATAATGTTGTGAGGAGATTCAAGGAGTATAACGTTCATGGATTTAAGTTTCGTACTATGAGGAAGGAGCAGGGATTGACAACACAAAATAGTGGTATTGTTATGTCTGCTGTTACCAAGAGATTTTCAAGTGGTAGAGAATCTATTGAACAATCAAGTGATGATATGTACTATGGCAAATTGGTTGACATCATAGAGTTAAATTATTACGGTAAGTTAAAGGTTGTGTTATTCAAATGTATTTGGGTAGACACTACACTTAACAAGGGAATTAAGATAGATCAATTTGGGATAACAAGTGTAAAATTTTCACGTTTGATACACACTGGTGCAAAAGAAACAGATGAACCTTTTATACTTGCAACTGATGCTAGAATGGTGTACTATATTGATGATCCAGATGATGAAGATTGGTGTTTTGTTTGTCATATGAAGCCTAGAGACGTATATGATATGGGAGATGTGAATTATGTGGATTTAGAGGAGCCATCAATGGAGGACATACCTTTTCGTGAGCAACATTTGGAGAATATCGAAGACCTACAATTAGTGCGGGATGATCGCTCTGAACAAGAACAAGATGAACCAACTCATGATGATTATGAAAGTGGCGGTGATGGAGATGGTGAAGGAATTTTGGACTAGTTTAGTACCCCTGTTATGGAATTGTTATATTTGGCTTGTTTCAGTTAATTTTAGTTGTAGTTATAGTGTTGCATTCTCCCTCTTTTCAGTGactataagtaacttataagttTGGTCTTCCTGCAGATTTTACTGCAGAGgcagcaacagcagcagcaaCATCAACTGGCGCAGCAGCAACAGCAGCGCTGAGATGGTGCAGCAATGTTTAGAGCAGTTTAATACTACTGTTATGGAGCACTTCATATTGCAACGACAAAGGGACGGATATAGGTTTGTATTCTTAATCTATCTTTTCTATCGTAAAGCAAATGTGGTATGTGTTTGATGGTTTATAaccaaagagaaaaaaagaaaaaaaaaacttacagaaATAACAAAGGGCCAAACATCTTCTCATAAAgtgggatagagggagtacatTGTATGATTTTTGGAAGAGTCTGCAGGAAGGATTTTCCTGCATGCTTGCTAAGTTCATTTTCTTGCCCTCAAATCTTTCATACATTTGCTTGTTATAATTCTCTAAAAATCACCTTTTGTCCATGCCTTTTCAAGTGATAATCCAGTTAAAATTACTTCTGAAAGTGTTGTTTTTGTCTATTTGCAGCATTAGTAACTCAATTTTTGGATTGACCGAGCACCAATACAAACAGGTACTGCTTTCACTATGCAAGGTCTTTTGTTTCCATGAAATAGCTCTAGAATCACTTGCTTGTTAGaattcttttccttttatttgttCCAGCAAAATATATGCATTGAATTGTTTCGTAGATATAGTTGAGATTTCATATCGGTATGAAATTGAAATGCCTCATAAGTTATCTCGCGGTTTTGTTTGGGCTTGTCGCTTGAGATTGTATGGATGCAGGAGGAAGACTGGTCACTTTAAGTCTCAACTAATTCATAACCATTACTTGCCAGAGAGCTAATATATCAAAAATGAAGTGACGAGAAATATTTTGGCTATGCAATCAACGGGGATTGTTTTGTTTAGCTTTGTTGCGATATATATTATAGTACTTGCAGTAATAAAAAACAGTAAAAAAAATGATCGTAATCCTAGAGAATCAGATCTGCAACTAACTAATTACTACAAAAATAGGAATAGCTGGCTAAGAGACTATTAACTAGGATTTATTCAAAAAACTAAAGCAGTAGAATAATGTTACTGCAGCCCAAAAGCATAATTCTAACACTTACTGACAAGCTCCAGTTTCCTTTCTTGACAGTTATATTCTTGGAGAGAAGGAACATTTAGAAACACCTTAATCTTTTAGTACCATCTATCAAGTCCTCACGCATGAGATCTGATTTCATTCTATGATTTGAATAGACTTGGTTAATGTCCGCCACTTTAATTTTTATGGAATTTTAACACACATAGGCTGCATTTTTTGTAAATGCACCATATTTTTGGTCTAAACAGAGATCAGACGATGTTGAACTAATAAATGAAAGATCAACTTTTTGTGTTAGCATATTGGAATATTGTTGACTGCTGGACTTTGAATCTTTGATTGATCAAGGCAGTAGTACTGAAATATTTGTTTTATCATCTAGTGACTTCTCACATGAAATGGATCTGGCTCTATTTGTCTTGATAACCCTTTTATTTATCAAACAATAAGATAGTTGATTTATCCATCCCAACCTGAACAACATTAGGTTATTAAAGGAGTGAAAAAAACTAACTAGCATAATTTAAGTCATAAAAGACCTTTCATCGAGAAGtttattcttttcttctttcGTCACATTTGACATTTGCATCAACATATATACCAGTTCCATGATTCTTTCCAGTAGTTTGGTATGATATCAAATTTATACGTATGCCAATTCAAGATTTCAAGTAAACCAGTTGTAAATATGATCTTCTACATGTGCAGATTCTGAAATCGAAGAATGTAGAATTTGTTGTAGCACTGTATTTCTCTTTCTTGGCTGTTgcatttcttttctctttcttggTTGTTGCATTTCTTTTATTCTTCCTGTAAATTATTTGATGAATATGTATTCTTGACTTGGTTATGCTTGTAGACTTGGTCATTTCTTTCTGTTCATAGAATTTAAACGTTGTAAGTACTGATTTGAGAGAGTAGTTTTGAAATGTATATTTAACTCTACCCTTGTTTTTGTTTCGCACATACATTTATAGTGATATAGGGTCCGAGTCTGATGAACTTGTGAACCTATAGTTGAATCCGCTGCTAATGTTCATGTGCCTTTTATCTTTGCCAAAAAATGCAGAAAATAGATGCAGGATTACATATACTCTTGGATGATACAAAAGTTTACGACTGCTGCTGCCAGTGGATTGGCTAGAtactttcttgattttcttttatgCCTTGATATTAAAACTTTGATCATTATAGCACTGGTTTGTGTATATGGTCAGTGTACTCATGAATGCTTATTGATTATGTATTGATACCAGGAAAATGACgaaaaaattgtaattttttttttaaatatatattttgcCACGGTTGAACCGTGGgtaattttttttaaacataACTGTATATTATTTCCACGGTTTAACCGTGGGTAAATTTTTTGATTAAAAAATTGAATATATTTGCCACGTCTAAACCGTGGCTAATTTTATATGATGAATGAATTCTGGGGTCAAATTACCCATGGAGTGACCGTGGCTAAATGTACATATAACCGTGGCTAACAAAATGTTACCACGGAGGATAAAACCGTGGCTAAATTACTCGCGACGCCCCTGATGGGCACGGCGGCGACTGTGGCTAATTTTTCGTTGCTAACCCTAATTAGCCACGGTTTTGGTACCATTTAGCCACGTTATTAACCGTGGCTAAAACGCGCTTTTTTGGTAGTGAGGAAATCGTTTTacttattttatccacttttctctctccattcaaaattCAGAGATATAGTtcctgattttctccaacttttgcttccttatttcatctatttttctctccccattcaaaattaagagatactGTTACCTAATTTTCTCTAACTTTTACTGAAAACGTCCATTATAATCGATAATTTTtatgtacaaagtt
Coding sequences within it:
- the LOC132603289 gene encoding uncharacterized protein LOC132603289 isoform X1, which codes for MIDKSWIKKPIRSNEFSDGVVQFLNFAFSNASVDGKIVCPCITCGFKVMCNRADVFGHLLQKGFPEKYTCWYMHGEKHVQSIVESISPVQDESVRQYPMYDMLNDAFGIFDNDFQDSGPSNLPNNDHPGGAEYNGQEERDKIKELLEDGNQELYDGCAKYSKLSFMIHFYHIKVLCSATDKTFSMILDLLKDAFPHAKLPSSFYESKKMIKRLGLGYDKINACPNHCMLYWGSSEDKKRNKCKKCNTSRYNSNENDVGANIVIDDQQKKKPKPAKVLRYFPLIPRLRRLYMCSKTAELLKWHATKANPDELLRHPRDGKAWKHFDSFYPDFTSETRNVRLALATDGFNPFGNLSSNVSIWPVMLYIYNYPPWCFMKQTSLVMSMIIPGPKMPGNSINVYLQPLVAELKQLWSDVPAYDSSTKEMFQLRAALMWTISDFPGLDNLSGWNTHTSLACPSCNFNTESLRLKFGRKNCFMGHRRYLPHDHKYRYNKQSFNGFEEHRPAPIPPSGSTMLRQIEESRKRPRDCSTSEVGPDQWKKKSIFWDLPYWKNNLIRHCLDMMHVEKNVCDNILFTVLGDKKRSKVNLQDCKDLQAMGIKEKLHPYPNSSKFPPSCFTMKKEQKDIFLKVLKNVVFPDNYASNISRCVDIKKRKISNLKSHDSHILMEHLLPIAFKRSLPKEVTSVLIELCNYFREVSSKVLDVKYIEKLQQRIWLTHSNLEVIFPPSFFTIMVHLVIHLGEEAILAGPVQGHYMYLVERELDHLKSYVRNNSAAEGCIAEGYILEECLTFCSRYLEDGDIETRFNRPRRNDDENEISASSESTILSNLFPASGKPVGAIKTLPIPPLEIIQAHRYVLSNCEIVDAFREKFRNEVARMLRGRRNQSKTVEEHVHKHFHEWFKEYVARNDGADITPEIEWLANGPNNVVRRFKEYNVHGFKFRTMRKEQGLTTQNSGIVMSAVTKRFSSGRESIEQSSDDMYYGKLVDIIELNYYDDEDWCFVCHMKPRDVYDMGDVNYVDLEEPSMEDIPFREQHLENIEDLQLVRDDRSEQEQDEPTHDDYESGGDGDGEGILD
- the LOC132603289 gene encoding uncharacterized protein LOC132603289 isoform X2, whose product is MIDKSWIKKPIRSNEFSDGVVQFLNFAFSNASVDGKIVCPCITCGFKVMCNRADVFGHLLQKGFPEKYTCWYMHGEKHVQSIVESISPVQDESVRQYPMYDMLNDAFGIFDNDFQDSGPSNLPNNDHPGGAEYNGQEERDKIKELLEDGNQELYDGCAKYSKLSFMIHFYHIKVLCSATDKTFSMILDLLKDAFPHAKLPSSFYESKKMIKRLGLGYDKINACPNHCMLYWGSSEDKKRNKCKKCNTSRYNSNENDVGANIVIDDQQKKKPKPAKVLRYFPLIPRLRRLYMCSKTAELLKWHATKANPDELLRHPRDGKAWKHFDSFYPDFTSETRNVRLALATDGFNPFGNLSSNVSIWPVMLYIYNYPPWCFMKQTSLVMSMIIPGPKMPGNSINVYLQPLVAELKQLWSDVPAYDSSTKEMFQLRAALMWTISDFPGLDNLSGWNTHTSLACPSCNFNTESLRLKFGRKNCFMGHRRYLPHDHKYRYNKQSFNGFEEHRPAPIPPSGSTMLRQIEESRKRPRDCSTSEVGPDQWKKKSIFWDLPYWKNNLIRHCLDMMHVEKNVCDNILFTVLGDKKRSKVNLQDCKDLQAMGIKEKLHPYPNSSKFPPSCFTMKKEQKDIFLKVLKNVVFPDNYASNISRCVDIKKRKISNLKSHDSHILMEHLLPIAFKRSLPKEVTSVLIELCNYFREVSSKVLDVKYIEKLQQRIWLTHSNLEVIFPPSFFTIMVHLVIHLGEEAILAGPVQGHYMYLVERELDHLKSYVRNNSAAEGCIAEGYILEECLTFCSRYLEDGDIETRFNRPRRNDDENEISASSESTILSNLFPASGKPVGAIKTLPIPPLEIIQAHRYVLSNCEIVDAFREKFRNEVARMLRGRRNQSKTVEEHVHKHFHEWFKEYVARNDGADITPEIEWLANGPNNVVRRFKEYNVHGFKFRTMRKEQGLTTQNSGIVMSAVTKRFSSGRESIEQSSDDMYYGKLVDIIELNYYA